The window AACAATACGAAAACAGAACGTTCAGTATTGGACCTTTGTAAAAAATTACAAAAGTATGGTCACAGAATCACGCTTGAAGATTTAAAGAATGACAAATATACCAGTCAAATTCCTGATCTAAATGAGCATACTGTAAAGAATGTAATCAAAAGCATTAGTGAGAAAATAGACAAGGGCATGCAGGAGGAGAAAAATGAAGTTTTCCTTCATACAGGACCTCACCATGATGATATTTCTTTAGGTATTTTACCTCAGATTACCAAGCAATTGCATGAGATCAGTAATGAAGCACATTTTGCTGTATTGACCTCCGGTTTCACAGCCGTGACCAACACCTTTGTTATAGAGACTTTAAGGAGTACCAAGCGATTTTTAGACAACGGTAGGATTCAAATGGTGAACTTTGAGGACTTTTATACCTCAGGCTATAAATTAAAGATGGACAAAGATGTGTACCATTATTTAACAAATGTAGCGTCAGATAATGCAGAAGAAAGACTAAGAGGACTTTGTCATAGAGTAGTAAGGGCAATAGTTTTCACTTTTGGCATTAAGTCTACTCAAGAACTTAGAGAACAGATTAACGAAATCATAACTGTCCTTAAAAACTCTTATGATGGAGAAAAGAACCCTAAAAACATTCAGACCTTAAAAGGAATGATTAGGGAGTTTGAGGAAGAACTTGTATGGGCTCATTTTGGTGTTCAAGTAAAAAATGTCCATCACCTAAGGTTAGGTTTCTATACCGGCGATATCTTTACTGAACAACCGGACAAGAAACGGGATGTTGAACCTATCTTGAATATGCTTCGGGAAATTAAGCCTACCAAACTTAGTTTAACATTAGACCCCGAAGGCAGTGGCCCAGATACGCATTATAAAGTATTACAAGCAACTGCTGAAGCTGTAAGGCAGTGGAGCTTGGAAGAAGACTTGAGTGATTTTAAAATCGTTGGGTATAGGAATGTCTGGTTTAAATTTGATGCTGCGGAATCTAATGTTATCGTTCCTGTTTCCTTAGGAGACATATCGGTTATGGAAGATTCTTTTTCAAATTGTTATTTGAGTCAGGTAAATGCCTCATTCCCAAGTTATGCACACAATGGTAAATTTAGTACCCTAGCAAAAAATACTTGGGTAGACCAATTAAGTGATGTGCAACTTCTCCTTGGTAAAAACTATTTCTACCAACATCAATCTGCAAAAGTTAGATCAAGCCATGGCTTGATCTTCTTTAGGGAAATGGATGTGGAAGACTTCTTGGTTGAAGCAAGAGAACTAGAAAAGTCAACTGAAGGTATGCTTTAATACGCTTCGTTAAATTATCAAATTCGTCTGTGATTTTATTTTCATGGACGAATTTGATATTCATTAGGAAAAATTGACACTTTGTCTTTGAGGCAAATAATGTCAATTTGAAGGTAAATATTAATGGTAATCAGGGATAACCTGAAATTTGGGAGTAAAATGAAAGTAAACAATATGGTGCTAGGATTGGACATTGGGGGTACTAAAATTAGTTCAGGATTATTTAGAAATGGAAGCTTGACAGAAAGCATGGAAATAAAAACTCCTGCAAAGTCCCCAAAAGAAGAAATCCTAGAAACCATTTCCCAACAAGTCGAAGCTTATAGACATTTTAATTTTAAAGCCATAGGAATAGGGATCCCCGGACTGGTAGATCCTACCAATGGAATTATATATAACTTGGCAAACATCCCTTCTTTCCATAATGTGAACCTAAAAAAATATTTGGAAGATAGGTTTGGAGTTCCAGTAGCTATAAACAATGATGCCAATTGTTTCGCTTTAGGAGAGTATAAATTTGGTGCTTCCAATATTCACAAACATGTCATCGGTATCACCTTAGGTACAGGAATCGGCACAGGCATAATAGCCAATGGCCATTTGTATACAGGTAAACTATGTGGTGCAGGCGAATGGGGAGCAATTCCTTATTTGGATGGCACCTTCGAAGATTATTGTGGTAGTAAGTTTTTTAAAGAAAAACACCATATTAGTGCAAAAAAACTAGCCAAAAAAGCAAGTGAAGGTGATCCAGAAGCAGTAAATATTTTTTATGATTTCGGGAAACATATTGGCGCGCTCATTTACAGGTTGATGCTAACCTTTGCCCCTGAAGCCATAGTGCTTGGAGGTTCAATAAGAAAAGCCTTTCCTTATTTCGAAAAAGGTATGCAGGAAGTAATTGATGCATTCCCCTATCTACCTATCTCCGAAAATTTAAAAGTATATGTTTCAGGATCAAATGATTCAGCCATATTAGGCGCAATCTCTTTGGTTGAAGAAAATAAATACCTGGTAAATATGGGAAATAGTGTGGATGTAACCAATCCCACTGTTTAAGCGTATCGTATACCCTTAAAACAGTAAAAAAAGTTCACCCACAAGAGCATTGTATCCCTCCCATTGGAGGGATATTTTTTTGAGCTAATCCGTATTTAAATTCTTTAGATTAAGCCAATTATTCTTGTGTTTCGCCTCAGTTGAATAAGGAGTGAGCTGCTGTTAAATCACACCCTTATCAGTGGGTTCCTTTCTAAATTAGGTAATATATAACCCATTACATAATCCGGATTTAACCTTCTAAACCCTATCCTGAAATAGGTTTTTTAATCTTATTTTTTGGCACAAGGAGCAGGATGAATATTGGCCTTTTAGCGATTTTTAAATATATTTAAAAATACAATTTCACCCAATATGTTAAAAAGCCAAAACCTGTTAATCCTTTCTTTACTTTTTCTAACACTTACAAGCAATCTATTTGCACAGAAAACCACTGCTGAAAAGGAAATATTTGTTCGTGACAAGTTGATTGAACACCTATTCTCCATAACTGATGTCATGGTTACGGATGTTACTAGTCCTCCAGGAGCTGCCAGGTTCTACAGTTACTCTTTATTGGCAGCCTATTTAGCATATAATAATGAGGGGAATTTGAACGATTTACCGATGGTGGAGCATTTCAATGCACCTCTTCCTGATTTGGGAACAGAAATCACTATCGAATCAAACAATATGAAATTGGCATTTGCCGGCACTTATGCAATGCTGGAGGTGGGAAAAAAAATCATGCCTTCCGGAAAAAAACTAATTAACGCCCAAGAAGCCTTGGTCAATCAATATCTAAAAAATAGAATCCTAAAGAAAAAGGAAATCAAACAAGGCATTAGCTATGCAGAATATATTGCTTCAACTGTATTAGAATACGCCGGCAAGGATGGATACTTGCAATTAAGTACCCTAAAAAGATATAGTCCTACCAATGATAAAGGTAAATGGTATCCTACTCCTCCTGCATATTTGGCAGCCATAGACCCGGAGTGGAGAACGATCAGGCCATTTTTCATAAACAGTGCCGATGCATTCAGCCCTGCTCCTCCCGCAGCTTATTCAGAAAATAAGAACAGCTCTTTCTTCAAGCAATTGACAGAAATTTATGAAGTTACCTCCAACTTAACAGAAGAGCAACGATTAATCGCTAACTTTTGGGATTGCAACCCATTTAATGTGTCTTACAGTGGACACATGGCCATTGGATTGAAGAAAATTTCTCCGGGAGGCCACTGGATGGGAATCACAGGTATTGCCAGCCAAAAAGCAAAACTAGACTTTAAAGAAAGCCTTTTCATACATACTCTTGTAGCATTAGGCCTTCATGATGCTTTCATAAGTTGCTGGGATGAAAAGTACAGGAGTGACAGGATACGACCTTTAACAGCCATCAACAGGCTTATTGATGAAACTTGGCGACCCATCTTGCAAACTCCTCCTTTCCCTGAATACACCAGTGGGCATAGCGTAATCTCCAAAACCTCCGCGGTATTACTCACCTCTTATTTTGGTGATCATTTCAAGTTTATCGATACCTCAGAAGTTTACTTTGGCTTACCGGAACGCGCTTTTGATTCCTTTTTAATTGCATCCAATGAAGCCGCAATCTCTCGGTTGTATGGTGGTATACATTTCAGGGATGCCATTGAAGTAGGTATGCAGCAAGGTGAGAATATTGCCCAATATATATTGGAACAAATGAAAACCTATCCAAATCGCTTAAGCAGTGATGCCGAAAAGTAAATTATTCCTGAGAATATTCATTTATTTTAAAATCATTAAACACAATATCAAAGCCTTTGCCTTTTGGAGATGCAGCCATAAAACCTATACGGAGTAATGGGGCCGGTGGGAAATAGGCTTGTCTAAGCAACTGGAAATTCTTACCGTCCAAACTGTAACTGATTTCTACATAATCACGCCCCCTTTTGGCTTTGATAAAGAAAGTAGATGGGCTACCATTTAGCGCTACTACGGACCAGTCTGAACAATCTCTTGTAACCACAGCACTTGCATTTTGAACTCCGTCTACGTATTCGATACCGGCTTTGATCCAATTTTCATTGTCCAATAGGATCATAAGGCCGGCTTGGTCATAAAGGTCTGTGTAATTCCCCGAAAATTGAACCATAAACTCAAAGTCACCAGCTTGATCGGTGTGTAAAAAATGACCTGAGTTTTTGATAAATCCATAATGTGTCTTTCTCCAGAAATCTGTTTCAGCATTCGTCACTAATGAAAATTTCCCTTCTTCCTCAGACCATTGCTTTGGAGGATTCATCCAGCTAAAATCACGTCCTTTAATAGTTCTCATTACTTATTAATTGCTTTGTATAAAACTAATTTAATGAATTACCTGTAGGTTTCGCTATTCCAAATCAGCCAAAACACCTATTGTGGTCCGGCATTCTTCTCTATTTTTTTACTTTTTGATCCCTATCTATGTTTATAAAATTCTAGTTTCGTGCTTCTTTAAAACCGATCCCTACATAAAAGCAAAAAAGGAAAACAAGAACCAAAAATACTCGTTTTCCTTTTTAAATATTTATCCTTTTAGTAAAACTGCTAGGAAAGAAGGTAGAAAATTATCAATTAACATCGATAACCATCTTACCTAAAGAAACCACAATCTTCAAAAGTCTGTCATTGATGCCTTTTCTGGCATTGGCAAAGGAGTCTTTATTATAGCAATCTGTATAGTCACTTAGATGTAAAAAGAGTTTGCTACCACCGTCTGTCAATTCCACGCTGATCTTTAAGCCACTACTATAATCCAACTGAACAATATCCATTTGTCTTAATTCCGGCTCACTTTTTCTACCTGTAAGCTTATTGAAGAACAATTGTTTCTTATAATCAGAAATACTAACCAACTCCTCATGCATCGCATCGGAAGGTGGCTTTGTCCTGAACCTGTCAAATATTTTCTTATTTTCACCTTCAGAGGTAATATTGAACGTCTTCTCTCCATACAGTTTATACCTGATCTGGAGATCTACATGAAAATCAAAAAGGCTCTTTTCTTTCCCTTTCAATTCTTTCACCAATTCTTCAATTAAAGAAATTTGCAGCTCTATATTTTTATCTTTATCAAGATCCAGAATTACATGATTTCTTTCATCGAAAGCCAGATAAGACTCAATAGGATCTTCGATCTCTAAAATCTTTTCTTTAAGGTCTTCGTAACCTGCATGTGATTCTTTGTAAGCCCCATTATTTTTGGTTACAATTTTATCAATTTGCTGGGAAAGAACTATACCCTTAATTACCAATTTGGTTTTTTCTTCATCCATTGAAGGAAAAGAATTTCCGGCTAAAAAGGTATGGGTAAAAATTGCTCCTTGCTGATGTGCATTGAAAACCAAAAATCTTCCCTCTGCATTTGGATAGCCGATAATGGTTCTAGATAAGTCAGAATCAAACCCAATGACATAATCATAATCTTGTCCTTTTATTTGATCCAAAGCCGGCAACAAAAACTTATAATTCAGGTTTTCTTCAGGGTTTTGTCCAGGAGTATAGAACATGGTTTCAATCTTCGTTTCTGAAACACACTTTAACCCTTTGGCAGTCTCTGGCAGATAGATTAACCCTTTGGGTGTAATATTTACTTCTACAGGCTGGTCGTTTTCCATTTGTATACTTATTTCAATTTAGTAGGCAGTACCTAATATGTATAAATTTTTGATTTGCTAGCCCCGAGGATTACTTTTTATCTCCAAAATCCCAGGCGGAAGGAATAAGTATCAAAATTATGTTTTAATAAACGACAATGCAAGTAAGCACCCCAAGGTTTCTTAAATTATCTAATAATAACTGGTTTCTCCCTACCTGTTTTAAGAATTTTTAAAAATTATCTTCAAATTTTACACTGTCTTTTCAAAATCATTTGATCTAGACTATCATAAAATTGAAACAATCAGGTCAAACTAATTTTAATTTTATAAATCATACATATTAAAAAATCATGGCAAAGGAATAAACTGTGTAATAAGGAATAAACAAAGCTGAAACTGGAATTAAAGCGCATCTTTTAAAAGCTTTTCATAAATAGGTTGACACTCCTTCAATAACGGGATCAACCGTTCCGGGAAAGTTATATCCTTTTGTCGATAAGGCTGAAAACCGGTGGATAAATGTACATTTTTATACCAATACTTGGCCCAAACCCCATCTTCCGGAATAGGCCCTTTTTGCCAGGAAAGCATTGCATGGTCAAATGGAATATTCAAAAAGTTGCAGAGTTTATACAACTGATCCTCAGGATGTTTCAAAACTTTCTTGGCATCTAAAACCACAAAAGGAAGCTTTATAGAAGTAAAATAATCTAATAATTCCAATTGTATGGCATATCCAATATCACTCATCTCAGGCTCCTCAATCACCTCTGAAAATGACATCAACATATCCTTAGGGTCTCTTGTTAGGATAACATTGGCTCCAGATTTCATAAAATCCCAGTCAAGACCGATAAGGTGATGACTCATGTTCTTAAAGAAGGTTACCTGCTTTTTACCTTCCTTTTGCATCCCTTCTATTACTTTCTCCCCGTTGACCTCCATGCTTGAAAGGATATCATCAGCTCCGGGATGTAGGGGCTTGGCCGGAGAACGAGTCAAATAATGCGCATACAAAGGCTCATCAACAACAACTGTATCTTGCCGCTGAGCAAAACTATACATTAAGGCTGTGGAAATATTTCTGGGTCCTGACCAAAGAAATACCTTCTTGTCTCTCGAATTCAAAATGATTATTTTAATTGTTCGGCAACCAACCCTTCATAGAGTTTACGCAAATTAGTGGTAACAGGTCCACAGGCTCCATTACCTATGGATTTACCATCGATTTTAACCACAGGAGTAAGTCCTCCAAATGTACCTGTAACAAAGGCTTCGTCTGCCCCATAAACATCGAACAAGGAGAAGTTTTTTTGAAAACATCTTATCCCATTCCGGGAACAAACTTTAATCACATTCCCTCGGGTGATGCCATTCATACAATATTCTCCTGTAGATGTCCACACTTCTCCCCCTTTTACCATAAAAAAATTGGTTGCATTGCAGGTGGCAACAAAACCATTAACATCCAACATCAAAGCCTCATCAGCTCCTGCTTCTATTGCTTGAATCAAAGCTTGTACTTCATGTAGTTTGCTATGGCAATTCAATCTGGGATCTAAGTAATCCGGCGCCCCCCTTCGAATGGTACTGGTAAAAAGACTTATACCTTGAGTCTTACTTTCTTCTGCTGCCGCTTTGAACTCTGCGATAATTACAAGGTTGGGCCCGGAAACAGTAAGTCTTGGATCCTGAGAAGGCGTTTTTTTAATTCCTCTGGTAAGCATGGCTCGAACATGCACATCATTTTTCATACCATTGATCTTAAGGGTACGATGAACATTGTTTATCAATTCTTCCTTGGAGAATGGAATATCAATTCCTATCACCTTGGCGGATTGCCAAAGTCTATCCAAGTGTTGATCAATAAAAATTAGCTTGCCTTGATGTACCCTAAAAGCTTCCCAAACGCCATCTCCAACTAGGTATCCACTGTCAAAAACTGATATCTTTGCCTCCCTTCGATCATGAAACTCTCCATTGATAAAAATTTTGACAGTCTCATTTCTAACATCATCTATTGCTTGATGGGTGCCTTTAACCATAAGTCGTTAAGTAAATGTGATTCTTGAAGGTAAACAATCGATCTAAATCTTCCCTAATCAATAGCTAATTTTTCAATGCTATTCAACTCAGGGTTTCCTCCCCTATTGCCACATCCAGCTGCTAAATATAAATTCTCGTCAATCAATACTGCCGGAAAACCATGTCTTCCCCTATTTAAATGATTCAATAACTTCCATCCATTCTCAGGATGAAAATACTCAACCTCTGAATGTGCTTGTACTTGTGCATCACTTTCTCCACCAATTACTAAAAAACCTTCCTTATAAGGAATCGTAGTACTTCCGGCTCGTTCTGTAGGTAATGGGTAATTTTCTAGCGTAGACCATTTTTCAGTAGAAAAATCATATACATCCAGTTCAGGATATGTAAGTTCGAACCCATGACCTTCTTTGGCAAAAGAACGTCTTCCTCCTACTGCATATAGTTTATCATCTACTACTACAGCCTGAAAGTGATCCCTTAGTCTAGGCATCGAAGGAAGGGTTTTCCATGCTCCGGTTTTAGGGTCATATTCATCCACATAATCTCTATTGTCTGCCCAATGTCCGTCTTGCGCACCACCTAAGAGATAAAATTTATCCTTATAAACGACCAGTCCGGCTGCCCCCCTTCTTCTTTCTGCAGGGATCTCATGACTCTTGGTCCAAGAATCTTTCTCCGGATCATAAATATAGACATTTTCAACGGGGGTCTCATGGGGATATCCTCCAGTAAAGGCACCAATTACATAAATTTTCCCTTTGTAGCTTACCGCCTGAAAATGATGCATTTCAAAAGGAGCACCATTAAGTTTTGTCCAGCTATTTTTGGCCGGATCAAATACCTCAACAGGCTTATCTCCTCTACCTCCCATTAAATAGAATTTACCGTTTACTGCTGCACCGGAACATTCATGCCTCTTTGTGCAAGTAATTTCAGGTTTTAATGTTTCCCAAGTCTGCGCTTGACCAAATGTAGCGATAAGAGCTAATGCGAATGTAAAAACTAACTTTACCATAATTGATTTTTCTGGTTTGACTAAAGATGATCCATTTACAAGTACAATGCTTAAAATTACGAATTTTACCGGCCTCTTTGTACTTCCATGAAAATAAAAGAAGGCAGAATTTTTAGACCGACCGTATGGGTAGCCATTAAGATCGGTCATTTTAGGTTTATTATAAAGATGGCATCCACTAAAAAGGCTACCCTTATAATTTAAATTTTAACCCCTATTTTCTATCTATACACAATCTTATATTTTGTTAAAATTAAGGTTAACAGATGTTAATAAAGATTTTTTATAAATCCACTTGCATACCTTCATGAAAGCCTTGCACTAAAAAACATGAGAATGAAACCCATCTTGTATTTGATTTCAATACTTTTTACAGGATTTCCTGCCTTTGGGGAAAAAGATCCAGAAAAACCATTCCTTCTTAAAGGCAGATTACTAGATGCAAATTCCATACAACCAATTGGAAATGCTCATATACATTGGAGCAAAAACCACGCAGTAAGTGATGAGGAGGGGAAGTTCTCTATTTGGGTAAATGATAAAACCTTACTTAATATCTCCCATATAGCCTATACATATACAAATTATGAAGTCAATAACAAGGATGACAGTATCATCACTATCTTTCTAAAGCCTGCTGTTACGGAACTGGAAGCGGTTACTGTACGTGTTTTACCGGATGAGCAAACCTTTAAACAACAGGTTTTAGCAGCAAAAACCCCATTTTATAAGGAAAATCAGCGGTTAAAAAGCAACCTCCAATTCATGAAAAACATACACCATTTGGCATATTATTATGACATGAACAGTTATGACAAACTTTTATCCACTTTAGACAATAAGGGTTCAATGGTGCTTTTCTCAACCAACCCCTTATTAGGTATTAAAGGATTGATTCGTCTGTTAAAACAAAAACCTGATCTTCCTAAAAAAACCAGGTTTCCAAATTCTTATGCTATCCCTTTATACCCTTATCAAAGGGAAAAAGGTGGATTTCAAAAATACTTCGAGTAGACAAATATTACCCGAGTAAATACTTTTTAAACTGCTCGTAATCATTTTCCATAAAAGTAACCTTTTTCTCACCTTCCATAAATGCAGCTAATCTTTCTGGCAAAACCAAAGCTTCCCCCAGAGCATCTTCAACGGTACTTCTAAATTTACCCGGATGTGCAGTTTCCAGAAAGACTCCTTGATAGGTATCAGGGTACTTGTCCATAAAAGCTTTAAGGCCAAGGTAGGCTACAGCTCCGTGTGGATCCATGGTATAGCCTGTTTGGGCTTTCACATTTACCATGGCTTCTTTTGTGCTTTCATCGGTGTAGAAACAGCCTTGAACTTTTTCCTTTAATTTCTCTTCATCTCCGCCAAACAAAGCCAACAACCTATAAAAATTACTTGGGTTCCCAACATCCATACTATTACTAATGGTTTGGATTGAAGGTTTCGGAGCAAATGCCTGTCCACTTAAATAATCGGGAACCACTTTATTCACATTGGTTGCGGCAATAAACATATCTATTGGCAAACCCATTCTTTCCGCCAATATTCCCGCTGCTAAATTCCCAAAATTACCACTAGGTACAGAAAAAGCAAGTTTTTTGTTCTCTTTTGGCAATCTTGAATAAGCATAAAAATAATACAGGCATTGAGGAATCCACCTGGCTATATTAATTGAATTGGCAGAAGTCAGTAAAAGTTTACTGTTCAATTCAGGATCCAAGAAAGCCTCCTTCACCATTTTCTG of the Cyclobacterium marinum DSM 745 genome contains:
- a CDS encoding PIG-L family deacetylase gives rise to the protein MLANYPLSKTEEAFFKDSDVEKITTKIPYLTVDNFPKLGLLTACRFLEWASTNPEGVISLPTGKTPEYFIKWTKFLLENWEEKKGLEIRKKYGLIDCKKPVLNGLHFVQIDEFYPISAEQNNSFHHYVNKFYIEGFGLDPKKALLINSDEIPLAEGKSYKEVFPDSKVDLTLRFREYKTPLEKLQQESIYLIDQWCGEYEAKIREKGGIGFFLGGIGPDGHIAFNTRGSDIFSTTRLTETNFETQAVAAGDLGGIEISANRLVITIGLDTIVHNPDAVAIIIAAGEAKAGIVKESLEQSMTNIYPATVLQKLKNGRFYITKGAGSKLTDSTDQYYFKGEWNNTKTERSVLDLCKKLQKYGHRITLEDLKNDKYTSQIPDLNEHTVKNVIKSISEKIDKGMQEEKNEVFLHTGPHHDDISLGILPQITKQLHEISNEAHFAVLTSGFTAVTNTFVIETLRSTKRFLDNGRIQMVNFEDFYTSGYKLKMDKDVYHYLTNVASDNAEERLRGLCHRVVRAIVFTFGIKSTQELREQINEIITVLKNSYDGEKNPKNIQTLKGMIREFEEELVWAHFGVQVKNVHHLRLGFYTGDIFTEQPDKKRDVEPILNMLREIKPTKLSLTLDPEGSGPDTHYKVLQATAEAVRQWSLEEDLSDFKIVGYRNVWFKFDAAESNVIVPVSLGDISVMEDSFSNCYLSQVNASFPSYAHNGKFSTLAKNTWVDQLSDVQLLLGKNYFYQHQSAKVRSSHGLIFFREMDVEDFLVEARELEKSTEGML
- a CDS encoding aminotransferase class IV, which codes for MVKGTHQAIDDVRNETVKIFINGEFHDRREAKISVFDSGYLVGDGVWEAFRVHQGKLIFIDQHLDRLWQSAKVIGIDIPFSKEELINNVHRTLKINGMKNDVHVRAMLTRGIKKTPSQDPRLTVSGPNLVIIAEFKAAAEESKTQGISLFTSTIRRGAPDYLDPRLNCHSKLHEVQALIQAIEAGADEALMLDVNGFVATCNATNFFMVKGGEVWTSTGEYCMNGITRGNVIKVCSRNGIRCFQKNFSLFDVYGADEAFVTGTFGGLTPVVKIDGKSIGNGACGPVTTNLRKLYEGLVAEQLK
- the thrC gene encoding threonine synthase, which gives rise to MKYYSTNNPNHKVDLKEAVIKGLAPDQGLYMPEKIPVLNSDFFSNIHKLSFKEIGYKVISALFSEDLSQDQIKALVDHTLDFDAPVVPVEQDVFTLELFHGPTLAFKDFGARFCSKLMSMLQDKGAIKVLVATSGDTGSAVANGFLGVEGVEVVILYPSGKVSELQEKQFTTLGENIHAIEIEGVFDDCQKMVKEAFLDPELNSKLLLTSANSINIARWIPQCLYYFYAYSRLPKENKKLAFSVPSGNFGNLAAGILAERMGLPIDMFIAATNVNKVVPDYLSGQAFAPKPSIQTISNSMDVGNPSNFYRLLALFGGDEEKLKEKVQGCFYTDESTKEAMVNVKAQTGYTMDPHGAVAYLGLKAFMDKYPDTYQGVFLETAHPGKFRSTVEDALGEALVLPERLAAFMEGEKKVTFMENDYEQFKKYLLG
- a CDS encoding carboxypeptidase-like regulatory domain-containing protein, with amino-acid sequence MKPILYLISILFTGFPAFGEKDPEKPFLLKGRLLDANSIQPIGNAHIHWSKNHAVSDEEGKFSIWVNDKTLLNISHIAYTYTNYEVNNKDDSIITIFLKPAVTELEAVTVRVLPDEQTFKQQVLAAKTPFYKENQRLKSNLQFMKNIHHLAYYYDMNSYDKLLSTLDNKGSMVLFSTNPLLGIKGLIRLLKQKPDLPKKTRFPNSYAIPLYPYQREKGGFQKYFE
- a CDS encoding vanadium-dependent haloperoxidase → MLKSQNLLILSLLFLTLTSNLFAQKTTAEKEIFVRDKLIEHLFSITDVMVTDVTSPPGAARFYSYSLLAAYLAYNNEGNLNDLPMVEHFNAPLPDLGTEITIESNNMKLAFAGTYAMLEVGKKIMPSGKKLINAQEALVNQYLKNRILKKKEIKQGISYAEYIASTVLEYAGKDGYLQLSTLKRYSPTNDKGKWYPTPPAYLAAIDPEWRTIRPFFINSADAFSPAPPAAYSENKNSSFFKQLTEIYEVTSNLTEEQRLIANFWDCNPFNVSYSGHMAIGLKKISPGGHWMGITGIASQKAKLDFKESLFIHTLVALGLHDAFISCWDEKYRSDRIRPLTAINRLIDETWRPILQTPPFPEYTSGHSVISKTSAVLLTSYFGDHFKFIDTSEVYFGLPERAFDSFLIASNEAAISRLYGGIHFRDAIEVGMQQGENIAQYILEQMKTYPNRLSSDAEK
- a CDS encoding sulfotransferase-like domain-containing protein produces the protein MNSRDKKVFLWSGPRNISTALMYSFAQRQDTVVVDEPLYAHYLTRSPAKPLHPGADDILSSMEVNGEKVIEGMQKEGKKQVTFFKNMSHHLIGLDWDFMKSGANVILTRDPKDMLMSFSEVIEEPEMSDIGYAIQLELLDYFTSIKLPFVVLDAKKVLKHPEDQLYKLCNFLNIPFDHAMLSWQKGPIPEDGVWAKYWYKNVHLSTGFQPYRQKDITFPERLIPLLKECQPIYEKLLKDAL
- a CDS encoding ROK family protein, which codes for MKVNNMVLGLDIGGTKISSGLFRNGSLTESMEIKTPAKSPKEEILETISQQVEAYRHFNFKAIGIGIPGLVDPTNGIIYNLANIPSFHNVNLKKYLEDRFGVPVAINNDANCFALGEYKFGASNIHKHVIGITLGTGIGTGIIANGHLYTGKLCGAGEWGAIPYLDGTFEDYCGSKFFKEKHHISAKKLAKKASEGDPEAVNIFYDFGKHIGALIYRLMLTFAPEAIVLGGSIRKAFPYFEKGMQEVIDAFPYLPISENLKVYVSGSNDSAILGAISLVEENKYLVNMGNSVDVTNPTV
- a CDS encoding Kelch repeat-containing protein; protein product: MVKLVFTFALALIATFGQAQTWETLKPEITCTKRHECSGAAVNGKFYLMGGRGDKPVEVFDPAKNSWTKLNGAPFEMHHFQAVSYKGKIYVIGAFTGGYPHETPVENVYIYDPEKDSWTKSHEIPAERRRGAAGLVVYKDKFYLLGGAQDGHWADNRDYVDEYDPKTGAWKTLPSMPRLRDHFQAVVVDDKLYAVGGRRSFAKEGHGFELTYPELDVYDFSTEKWSTLENYPLPTERAGSTTIPYKEGFLVIGGESDAQVQAHSEVEYFHPENGWKLLNHLNRGRHGFPAVLIDENLYLAAGCGNRGGNPELNSIEKLAID
- a CDS encoding DUF1349 domain-containing protein, with amino-acid sequence MRTIKGRDFSWMNPPKQWSEEEGKFSLVTNAETDFWRKTHYGFIKNSGHFLHTDQAGDFEFMVQFSGNYTDLYDQAGLMILLDNENWIKAGIEYVDGVQNASAVVTRDCSDWSVVALNGSPSTFFIKAKRGRDYVEISYSLDGKNFQLLRQAYFPPAPLLRIGFMAASPKGKGFDIVFNDFKINEYSQE